One region of Sphingomonas kaistensis genomic DNA includes:
- the rapZ gene encoding RNase adapter RapZ: protein MPRLLLVTGMSGAGKSSALDALEDMGWDTVDNLPTSLLHDFVHGSDRAAGSTHVAVGMDARSRGFDPHALPALVASVSGVRPEILYLDATGAELIRRYGETRRRHPLAPDRPAEDGIARERNLTAALRLVADAVLDTTDFKPADLRDELRRRYGEEGDELVVTLTSFGFARGISRTADLVFDLRFLPNPHWVDELRPLTGADAPVADFVAAQDGWDEFMGRTEELLAFLLPRYWEAGKAYVGVAFGCTGGRHRSVAAALAMGERLRARGFSPNIRHRDLALRPDDSLELGQSRIEGPEKR from the coding sequence TTGCCGCGGCTGCTGCTGGTCACGGGCATGTCGGGTGCCGGCAAGTCCTCGGCGCTCGATGCGCTGGAGGACATGGGCTGGGACACGGTGGACAATCTTCCAACCAGCCTGCTCCACGATTTCGTGCACGGTTCCGATCGCGCCGCGGGATCGACCCATGTCGCGGTCGGGATGGATGCTCGCAGCCGGGGTTTCGACCCGCACGCCCTTCCCGCCCTTGTCGCCTCGGTGTCCGGGGTGCGGCCCGAAATCCTTTATCTCGATGCGACCGGCGCCGAGCTCATCCGCCGTTATGGCGAAACCCGCCGCAGGCACCCGCTGGCGCCCGATCGCCCGGCCGAGGACGGGATCGCGCGCGAGCGCAACCTGACCGCAGCGCTGCGCCTGGTTGCGGATGCGGTGCTCGACACCACCGATTTCAAGCCTGCCGACCTGCGCGACGAATTACGCCGACGCTATGGCGAAGAAGGCGATGAATTGGTGGTCACGCTCACCAGCTTCGGTTTCGCGCGGGGGATCAGCCGCACCGCCGACCTGGTGTTCGACCTGCGCTTCTTGCCCAATCCGCACTGGGTCGACGAATTGCGACCGCTGACCGGAGCCGACGCCCCGGTCGCCGATTTCGTCGCGGCGCAGGACGGCTGGGACGAGTTCATGGGCCGGACCGAAGAGCTGCTCGCCTTCCTGCTGCCGCGCTACTGGGAAGCCGGGAAAGCCTATGTCGGCGTGGCGTTCGGCTGTACCGGCGGGAGACACCGTTCCGTGGCTGCGGCGCTTGCCATGGGGGAGCGGTTGCGTGCGCGCGGCTTTTCGCCGAATATCCGTCATCGAGACTTAGCGCTTCGCCCTGATGATTCTCTGGAGTTGGGCCAGTCGCGCATCGAAGGACCTGAGAAGCGCTGA
- a CDS encoding sensor histidine kinase: MADTSYRLTRRTMPWRLSHRILGVNLIILLVLALALLFLDSFRNQLRDERQAQTRNLAELAATAVPKITPADVPMLLGDIGNATGARVRLYGRDGNLRHDSWRGTVPSYVLRDPSTQRWTKEAARAIDRAFNFIVGERSLQDFAEPPVDRLQAWPEARQALRLGGTAATVRNAPDLTPVLSAAARTTGGEVVLVTANDRNFTRIVRQERTKLAAGLLAAALFSLLLSLFLARTIARPLRRLALAAHRVRLGRSREVNVPRFNRRKDEIGLLARAVSDMSQALRHRMDNLDAFAADVTHELKNPLASLRSAVDGLDRIEDPKLRGQLLDVVRQDVHRLDRLIGDIGEAARTDAELARVAFEPVDLGDLVGQICSGWEDRRLTGNVRIAFARPRAASAIVMAEPGRLARAVDNLIDNAVSFSPPAGLVEVAVTAVADEVRIRIDDEGPGVPQSAREAIFNRFVSVRPDSDDFGRHSGLGLAIARAIVKGHDGEIDVADRDDAPSGARFTIRLSAASIGVVEPA, from the coding sequence ATGGCTGATACTAGCTATCGCCTGACGCGCAGGACGATGCCGTGGCGGCTGTCCCACCGCATCCTTGGCGTCAACCTGATCATTCTGCTGGTGCTCGCGCTGGCGCTGCTGTTCCTCGACAGCTTCCGCAATCAGTTGCGCGACGAGCGGCAGGCCCAGACCCGCAATCTTGCCGAGCTGGCCGCGACCGCCGTGCCGAAGATCACCCCAGCGGATGTGCCGATGCTGCTCGGCGATATAGGCAATGCGACCGGGGCCAGGGTCCGGCTCTATGGTCGCGACGGCAACCTTCGCCACGACAGCTGGCGCGGAACCGTGCCGAGCTATGTCCTGCGCGATCCATCCACCCAGCGCTGGACCAAGGAAGCGGCGCGCGCCATCGACCGCGCCTTCAACTTCATCGTCGGCGAACGGAGCCTGCAGGATTTCGCCGAACCCCCGGTCGATCGCCTGCAGGCCTGGCCCGAAGCGCGCCAGGCCCTGCGCCTCGGAGGCACTGCAGCGACCGTCCGCAACGCTCCCGACCTGACGCCCGTCCTGTCCGCGGCGGCACGAACCACCGGCGGCGAGGTCGTGCTGGTCACTGCCAACGACCGCAACTTCACGCGGATCGTCCGGCAGGAGCGGACCAAGCTCGCGGCGGGCCTGCTCGCGGCAGCCCTTTTCTCCCTGCTGCTGTCGCTGTTCCTGGCCCGAACGATCGCCCGCCCCCTTCGCCGCCTGGCCCTGGCCGCACATCGTGTCCGGCTTGGCCGCTCGCGCGAGGTCAACGTCCCCCGGTTCAACCGCCGCAAGGACGAAATCGGGCTGCTGGCCCGGGCGGTGAGCGACATGAGCCAGGCCCTGCGGCATCGCATGGACAATCTCGATGCCTTTGCCGCCGATGTGACGCATGAGCTCAAGAACCCGCTCGCATCCTTGCGCAGCGCGGTCGACGGGCTCGACCGGATCGAGGATCCCAAGCTGCGCGGCCAGTTGCTCGACGTGGTTCGCCAGGACGTCCACCGGCTCGACCGGCTGATCGGCGACATCGGCGAAGCGGCGCGAACCGATGCCGAGCTTGCCCGGGTGGCGTTCGAACCGGTCGATCTCGGCGACCTGGTCGGCCAGATTTGCAGCGGGTGGGAAGACCGGCGGCTGACCGGCAACGTCCGGATCGCCTTCGCCCGTCCCCGGGCCGCGTCGGCGATCGTCATGGCCGAGCCCGGGCGGCTGGCCCGCGCGGTCGACAATCTCATCGACAATGCGGTGAGCTTCTCGCCCCCGGCCGGCCTGGTGGAGGTCGCCGTGACCGCAGTCGCCGACGAAGTCCGGATCCGGATCGACGACGAAGGACCAGGCGTCCCGCAGTCCGCCCGCGAAGCCATCTTCAATCGCTTCGTTTCCGTAAGGCCGGACAGCGACGATTTCGGTCGCCATTCGGGACTTGGGCTTGCGATCGCGCGCGCGATCGTGAAGGGCCATGACGGGGAGATTGACGTGGCTGACCGCGACGACGCGCCTTCCGGCGCCCGCTTTACCATTCGCCTTTCGGCGGCAAGCATCGGCGTAGTCGAGCCGGCATGA
- a CDS encoding SAM-dependent methyltransferase, protein MASRGSHLLTADRSFVTGAGLLGRLAAPAFARILDQLHQRLREGGIHGTLPDGSTRRIGFHAPGPEPVVTLHSWLALVRLATSGSVGWYKAWARGEWSAADPVPLFDLFMRNAASLRGTARAKGPFRLVNWLAHQWRDNGPGQARRNIAAHYDLGNDFYAAWLDPGMSYSSALFRSPADSLEQAQDAKIDAILDRLAITRETSLLEIGCGWGSLAIRAARRGAQVTGLTLSTEQKSWAEARIRTEGLQDRITILLEDYRDHHGTYDALASVEMVEAVGQRWWPAYLDTIARTLRPGGRAALQYISIRPELFDAYAASADFIQTYIFPGGMLLNEPRFRALAEQRSLGWHEPHAFGLDYAETLRLWRERYDASVKAGRLDDFSPEFHDLWRYYLMYCEGGFRGGGIDVTQVTLTKA, encoded by the coding sequence ATGGCCTCACGCGGTTCGCACCTTCTCACCGCCGACCGCAGCTTCGTCACCGGCGCCGGCCTGCTTGGCCGCCTCGCCGCACCGGCCTTCGCCCGGATCCTCGACCAGCTTCACCAGCGGCTGCGCGAGGGCGGCATCCACGGCACGCTTCCCGATGGCAGCACCCGCCGCATCGGCTTCCACGCCCCGGGACCCGAGCCGGTGGTCACGCTCCACAGCTGGCTTGCCCTGGTCCGCCTCGCCACCAGCGGCAGCGTCGGCTGGTACAAGGCATGGGCGCGCGGCGAATGGTCCGCGGCCGATCCGGTCCCTCTGTTCGACCTGTTCATGCGCAACGCTGCAAGCCTGCGCGGCACCGCCCGCGCCAAGGGCCCGTTTCGCCTCGTCAACTGGCTCGCCCACCAGTGGCGCGACAACGGCCCCGGCCAGGCCCGCCGCAACATCGCTGCTCATTACGATCTCGGCAACGACTTCTACGCCGCCTGGCTCGATCCCGGCATGAGCTATTCGAGCGCCCTGTTCCGCTCGCCCGCCGACAGCCTCGAGCAGGCCCAGGACGCCAAGATCGATGCCATCCTCGACCGTCTCGCCATCACCAGGGAGACCAGTCTGCTGGAGATCGGCTGCGGCTGGGGAAGCCTCGCCATCCGGGCCGCGCGCCGGGGCGCCCAGGTCACCGGCCTCACCCTGTCGACCGAGCAAAAGTCATGGGCCGAAGCCCGCATCCGCACCGAGGGGCTGCAGGACCGCATCACCATCCTGCTCGAGGATTATCGCGATCACCACGGCACCTATGACGCGCTCGCTTCGGTCGAGATGGTCGAAGCGGTCGGCCAGCGCTGGTGGCCCGCCTATCTCGACACCATCGCTCGCACCCTGCGCCCCGGCGGCCGCGCCGCGCTGCAATATATCTCGATTCGGCCCGAACTGTTCGACGCCTATGCCGCCAGCGCCGACTTCATCCAGACCTACATCTTCCCCGGCGGAATGCTGCTGAACGAACCGCGCTTCCGCGCGCTCGCCGAACAGCGCAGCCTCGGCTGGCACGAACCCCATGCCTTCGGCCTCGACTATGCCGAAACGCTGCGCCTCTGGCGGGAACGCTACGACGCCAGCGTGAAGGCTGGCCGTCTCGACGACTTCAGCCCCGAATTCCACGACTTGTGGCGCTATTATCTGATGTATTGCGAAGGCGGGTTCCGGGGCGGCGGTATCGACGTCACCCAGGTCACGCTGACGAAAGCCTAG
- a CDS encoding HPr family phosphocarrier protein: MSSAISRVVLIENKRGLHARASAKFVTLASQLGTPVEVAKDGNRVCGTSIMGLMMLGAARGDSIEISASGEGADDAVAQLSQLVEDKFGEE, encoded by the coding sequence TTGAGCAGCGCCATCAGCCGGGTCGTTCTGATCGAGAACAAGCGTGGGCTTCATGCCCGCGCCAGCGCCAAGTTCGTCACGCTCGCCAGCCAGCTCGGAACCCCGGTCGAAGTCGCCAAGGATGGCAACCGCGTGTGCGGGACGTCGATCATGGGGCTGATGATGCTCGGCGCCGCGCGGGGCGATTCGATCGAGATCAGTGCCAGCGGCGAGGGGGCCGACGACGCGGTGGCGCAGCTTAGCCAGCTGGTCGAGGACAAGTTCGGGGAGGAATAG
- a CDS encoding COG3650 family protein, with protein MRALALAAFALLAGCATVPTAPTGPTTTYRALGTEPFWSLELNGREMVFTEANAPGVRIVDAQPQPIHGFAGDIYRGRRINLNIVHGQRCSDGMSDRVYRDKVQVRVDNRSFEGCGNAVESSTPL; from the coding sequence ATGCGCGCCCTTGCCCTTGCAGCCTTTGCACTGCTCGCCGGTTGCGCCACCGTTCCGACGGCCCCGACCGGGCCAACCACCACGTACAGGGCCCTCGGCACCGAGCCGTTCTGGTCGCTGGAACTGAACGGGCGGGAGATGGTGTTCACCGAGGCCAACGCGCCCGGCGTGCGGATCGTCGATGCCCAGCCGCAGCCGATCCACGGCTTTGCCGGCGACATCTACCGGGGACGGCGGATCAACCTCAACATCGTCCACGGCCAGCGCTGCAGCGACGGGATGAGCGACCGCGTCTATCGCGACAAGGTGCAGGTGCGGGTCGACAACCGCTCGTTCGAGGGATGCGGCAACGCCGTCGAGTCCTCCACGCCGCTCTAG
- a CDS encoding HPr kinase/phosphorylase, whose product MSLRLSSETLHATTVALDGRAVLISGISGSGKSDLALQLIDRGFTLVSDDQTIVQKRDARLYASAPSTIRGKLEIRGLGIVPMPVVEDVAVALVVELTNSIQRLPDESRERTICGLKVPLISVDAQTASAASKVSLALDRFGLK is encoded by the coding sequence ATGAGCCTGCGCCTGTCCAGCGAAACGCTGCATGCGACCACGGTTGCGCTCGACGGCCGGGCGGTGCTGATCTCCGGTATCTCGGGCTCCGGCAAGTCCGACCTTGCGCTGCAACTCATCGACCGCGGCTTCACCCTGGTCTCGGACGACCAGACCATCGTCCAGAAGCGTGACGCGCGTCTCTACGCCAGCGCTCCTTCCACCATCCGCGGCAAGCTCGAGATCCGCGGCCTGGGGATCGTGCCCATGCCGGTGGTGGAGGATGTCGCCGTCGCCCTGGTGGTGGAGCTCACCAACAGCATCCAGCGCCTGCCGGACGAATCGCGGGAGCGCACCATCTGCGGGCTCAAGGTGCCACTGATCAGCGTCGACGCGCAGACGGCGTCCGCAGCATCCAAGGTGTCCCTTGCCCTCGATCGGTTCGGGCTGAAGTGA
- a CDS encoding TrmH family RNA methyltransferase, translating to MPRHITSFSNDTVKRLRSLREKKARRLEGLFLAEGLRIMAEARDVGVLPEVVACAEGELHPLAAEIVAQAEAAGAEAIVVPDEIMAKMSGKDNPPLLLGAYRQPRLPLTDLDRSASPLWFVAEKLRDPGNIGTILRTGDAVAAGGLILIDDSADPFSVEAVRASMGAIFTQKIVQVPWDSFLPWLREGPGQLVGTSLQTDHDYLDPTYEQPSFLLVGNEQAGLPEAYEAECDLLVKMPMLGRADSLNAAVAAAVMAFHVRASWR from the coding sequence CTGCCCCGCCACATCACGTCCTTCAGCAACGACACCGTCAAGCGCCTCCGCTCCCTTCGCGAGAAGAAGGCGCGGCGGCTGGAGGGGCTGTTCCTGGCCGAAGGGCTGCGGATCATGGCCGAGGCACGCGACGTCGGCGTGCTGCCCGAAGTGGTCGCCTGTGCCGAGGGTGAGCTTCACCCGCTGGCGGCCGAGATCGTCGCCCAGGCCGAGGCGGCCGGGGCCGAGGCGATCGTGGTGCCGGACGAGATCATGGCCAAGATGAGCGGCAAGGATAATCCCCCGCTCCTGCTCGGCGCCTACCGCCAGCCGCGGCTCCCCCTCACCGACCTCGACCGAAGCGCCTCCCCCCTCTGGTTCGTCGCCGAGAAATTGCGTGACCCGGGCAACATCGGGACCATCCTGCGCACCGGTGACGCCGTCGCGGCCGGCGGGCTTATCCTGATTGACGACAGCGCCGACCCGTTCAGCGTCGAGGCGGTGCGGGCATCGATGGGGGCGATCTTTACCCAGAAGATCGTCCAGGTGCCGTGGGACAGCTTCCTGCCCTGGCTGCGGGAAGGACCGGGGCAACTGGTCGGGACCAGCCTGCAGACCGACCACGATTATCTCGACCCGACCTACGAGCAGCCCTCCTTCCTGCTGGTCGGTAACGAGCAGGCAGGGCTGCCGGAGGCGTATGAGGCCGAGTGCGACCTGCTGGTGAAGATGCCGATGCTGGGCCGGGCCGACAGTCTCAATGCGGCGGTCGCGGCAGCGGTCATGGCCTTTCACGTCCGCGCCAGCTGGCGGTAG
- the rmuC gene encoding DNA recombination protein RmuC, protein MVAVLIGVVAVAAVLIGWFLGSRPAAAARSDADAARERLTALERDHAVASEQAGRLRLTEESLKAATDERNRAQQDVARLQPLAERAAAAQAELETMRHEVRSLAEAKAAFEQGQAERERAFTQQLAQVKELEAKLENRFTELAGKAVETAHDSFLKRASERLGHESKAQEEKIQTLLQPVSDTLKRYEEGLQRVEAERKDSYGELRGVLGELRKDNGQVRDETRNLVNALRSSPKARGRWGEQSLRNVLVQAGLTEGIDFEMEVSLETADGRLRPDVVVNLPSNRKLVIDAKCSLNAFLDACDEVDDEKKQACFKLHVASMRNHAQALGSKDYWAQFGEAADYVIMYIPGEHFLTAALEQDPQLWDWAFERRVLLATPTNLVAIARTVASVWRQEKITEQAEVIAALGKELHSRIATMAEHVVRMGRNLATANDAYNKMVGSFETQVFTQAKRFEGLGSGSSKEIASPPMIEVAPRPLTKLAPPAANDEATAAE, encoded by the coding sequence ATGGTTGCAGTGCTGATCGGGGTGGTCGCGGTCGCCGCCGTCCTGATTGGCTGGTTCCTCGGGTCGCGCCCCGCCGCCGCCGCGCGCTCCGACGCCGATGCCGCCCGCGAGCGGCTGACGGCACTGGAACGCGACCATGCCGTGGCCAGCGAACAGGCCGGCCGCCTCCGCCTGACAGAGGAAAGCCTCAAGGCCGCGACCGACGAGCGCAATCGCGCCCAGCAGGACGTCGCCCGGCTCCAGCCGCTCGCCGAGCGCGCCGCCGCCGCCCAGGCCGAGCTGGAAACCATGCGTCACGAAGTCCGCTCCCTCGCCGAGGCCAAGGCTGCGTTCGAGCAGGGCCAGGCCGAACGCGAGCGCGCCTTCACCCAGCAACTCGCGCAGGTGAAGGAGCTCGAAGCCAAGCTTGAGAACCGCTTCACCGAACTCGCCGGCAAGGCGGTCGAAACCGCCCACGACAGCTTCCTCAAACGCGCAAGTGAGCGGCTAGGGCATGAGAGCAAAGCCCAAGAGGAAAAAATTCAGACACTTCTCCAGCCCGTCTCCGACACCCTCAAGCGCTACGAGGAAGGTCTTCAGCGGGTCGAGGCCGAGCGCAAGGACAGCTATGGCGAACTGCGCGGCGTGCTGGGCGAACTCCGCAAGGACAATGGGCAGGTCCGCGACGAGACCCGCAACCTCGTCAACGCTTTGCGTTCAAGCCCCAAGGCGCGCGGCCGGTGGGGCGAACAGTCGCTGCGCAACGTGCTGGTGCAGGCCGGGCTGACCGAAGGCATCGACTTCGAGATGGAGGTCAGCCTCGAGACCGCCGACGGTCGCCTGCGCCCCGACGTGGTCGTCAACCTGCCCAGCAACCGCAAGCTGGTGATCGACGCCAAATGCTCGCTGAATGCCTTTCTCGACGCCTGCGACGAGGTCGATGACGAGAAGAAGCAGGCCTGCTTCAAGCTTCATGTCGCCTCCATGCGCAACCATGCGCAGGCGCTCGGCTCCAAGGATTATTGGGCGCAGTTTGGCGAGGCGGCCGATTACGTCATCATGTATATTCCGGGTGAGCATTTCCTCACCGCCGCGCTCGAGCAGGACCCGCAATTGTGGGACTGGGCGTTCGAGCGCCGCGTGCTGCTGGCGACCCCGACCAACCTCGTCGCCATCGCCCGCACCGTTGCCAGCGTCTGGCGGCAGGAGAAGATCACCGAGCAGGCCGAGGTGATCGCGGCGCTCGGCAAGGAGCTTCACTCGCGCATCGCGACGATGGCCGAGCATGTGGTCCGCATGGGCCGCAACCTCGCCACCGCCAACGACGCCTACAACAAGATGGTCGGCAGCTTCGAAACCCAGGTGTTTACGCAGGCCAAGCGCTTCGAGGGCCTGGGCTCGGGAAGCAGCAAGGAAATCGCCTCGCCGCCGATGATCGAAGTCGCGCCGCGCCCGCTGACCAAGCTCGCTCCGCCCGCAGCCAACGACGAGGCGACCGCGGCGGAGTAG
- a CDS encoding PTS sugar transporter subunit IIA, translating into MIGLVLVTHGRLAAEFIVAMEHVVGPQDAVAGICIGPDDDMEARRKDIAEAIGRVDSGSGVIILTDLFGGTPSNLAISLMKTGDIEVIAGVNLPMLIRLEGARKSMNVRAAVAAAREAGRKYISVASEILGEAAA; encoded by the coding sequence ATGATTGGATTAGTGCTGGTGACCCACGGCCGTCTCGCGGCCGAGTTCATCGTGGCGATGGAGCATGTGGTGGGGCCGCAGGACGCGGTTGCCGGCATCTGCATCGGCCCCGACGACGACATGGAGGCGCGCCGCAAGGACATCGCCGAGGCGATCGGACGCGTCGACAGCGGGTCGGGCGTGATCATCCTCACCGACCTATTCGGCGGAACCCCGTCCAACCTGGCGATCAGCCTGATGAAGACCGGCGACATCGAGGTGATCGCCGGCGTCAACCTGCCGATGCTGATCCGGCTGGAGGGCGCGCGCAAGTCGATGAACGTGCGTGCGGCCGTCGCCGCGGCGCGGGAGGCGGGTCGCAAATATATCTCGGTCGCGTCCGAAATTCTGGGCGAGGCGGCGGCTTGA
- a CDS encoding response regulator transcription factor: protein MTAPVIALVDDDRNILTSVSIALQAEGFVTRLYPDGSSALRALSDNPADLGVFDIKMPGMDGLSLLSSLRASGGAAAAMPVIFLTSKDEEQDEAHGLAAGADDYIAKPFSQRLLIARIRAILRRADMARATVPADSDDVAAAIIERGRLSLDPARHQVLWAGRPVTLTVTEFLILETLAQRPGVVKNRNQLLDVAYQEDVFVDDRTIDSHIKRIRRKFRAADPQFDAIETLYGVGYRFSDG from the coding sequence ATGACCGCACCTGTGATCGCGCTGGTCGACGACGACCGCAACATCCTCACCTCGGTCTCGATCGCCCTGCAGGCCGAAGGCTTCGTCACCCGGCTCTATCCCGACGGGTCGAGCGCGCTGAGGGCACTCAGCGACAATCCCGCCGATCTGGGCGTGTTCGACATCAAGATGCCCGGGATGGACGGCCTTTCCCTGCTTTCCTCGCTTCGTGCCAGCGGCGGCGCGGCGGCGGCCATGCCCGTGATCTTCCTGACCTCGAAGGACGAGGAGCAGGACGAGGCGCATGGCCTTGCCGCAGGCGCCGACGATTATATCGCCAAGCCGTTCAGCCAGCGGCTGCTCATCGCCCGCATCCGGGCGATCCTCCGGCGTGCCGACATGGCCCGTGCGACGGTCCCTGCCGATTCCGACGATGTCGCGGCGGCGATCATCGAACGGGGGCGGCTGTCCCTCGATCCGGCTCGGCACCAGGTGCTGTGGGCCGGTCGGCCGGTCACCCTGACCGTGACCGAATTCCTGATCCTCGAAACGCTCGCCCAGCGCCCTGGCGTGGTCAAGAATCGCAACCAGTTGCTCGATGTCGCCTATCAGGAAGACGTGTTCGTCGACGACCGCACGATCGACAGCCACATCAAGCGGATCCGCCGCAAGTTCCGGGCCGCCGATCCGCAGTTCGATGCGATCGAAACGCTTTACGGTGTAGGCTACCGCTTCAGCGATGGCTGA
- a CDS encoding SDR family NAD(P)-dependent oxidoreductase, which yields MSTLQGRLALVTGASRGIGAAIAEALAREGAHVILTARTTAGLEQVEERIHAAGGTATIAPLDLTKAEDIGKLAQAISGRWEKLDLLVLNAATLGSLTPVEHIDVKEYTRLINLNLLAPQALLAAFDPMLKGSDRAEVVAVTSSVGATPRAFWGAYGSSKAALETLLGAYADETAHSGKLRVTVLDPGATRTQMRAKAFPGEDPAEVKAPEVVAERLLQLLGEDRASGEKVRVEA from the coding sequence ATGAGCACATTGCAAGGCCGCCTCGCCCTCGTCACCGGAGCCAGCCGCGGGATCGGCGCGGCGATCGCCGAAGCCCTGGCGCGCGAGGGAGCGCACGTCATCCTGACCGCACGGACGACCGCTGGCCTCGAGCAGGTCGAGGAGCGCATCCATGCCGCCGGCGGGACCGCGACCATCGCGCCGCTCGACCTCACCAAGGCCGAGGACATCGGCAAGCTGGCACAGGCGATCTCGGGGCGGTGGGAGAAGCTCGACCTGCTGGTACTGAACGCGGCCACGCTCGGCTCGCTGACTCCGGTCGAGCATATCGACGTCAAGGAATATACACGGCTGATCAACCTCAACCTGCTGGCGCCCCAGGCGCTGCTGGCGGCATTCGACCCGATGCTGAAGGGGTCGGACCGGGCCGAGGTGGTAGCGGTGACCAGCAGCGTGGGTGCCACCCCGCGGGCCTTCTGGGGGGCCTATGGCTCGTCCAAGGCGGCGCTGGAAACCCTGCTTGGCGCTTATGCCGACGAGACGGCGCATTCGGGCAAGCTTCGGGTCACGGTGCTCGACCCCGGCGCGACGCGCACGCAGATGCGGGCCAAGGCGTTTCCGGGTGAGGATCCGGCCGAAGTGAAGGCGCCCGAGGTGGTCGCCGAACGGTTGCTGCAGCTGCTGGGCGAGGACCGGGCCAGCGGCGAAAAGGTCCGGGTCGAAGCCTAG
- a CDS encoding cryptochrome/photolyase family protein, which produces MDSPQLVWFRQDLRTADHPALIAAAEKGPTVGLYVLDDETPGKWKLGGASRWWLHHSLAALSEELEKLGSTLILRRGRSSRVVPAVAKELGASGIHATRHYEPWWREAECEHGDFAILHHGDVLHEPGAIRSGAGHPFKIYGPYYRALESHMPPPEPVPAPKLTRPSKLPNSDKLEEFDLLPTKPDWAQGFADWTPGSKGAARQLRRFVDHASDYGAHRDHPAEDATSRLSPHLHHGELSPRQLWHALGRKGGEKFRRELAWRDFSRNVALADRQVGDTAQRPLGLRTRHGKAADADFKAWTRGRTGYPLVDAGMRQLWFEGWMHNRARLVTASFLVKHLLIDWWRGAEWFWDTLVDADYANNSQNWQWIAGTGFDSQPFYRIIAPLTQSEKFDAADYIRRWVPELARLSDADIHDPWGRGVAPADYPEPLIDHREARERALEAFRKRTS; this is translated from the coding sequence ATGGATTCACCGCAACTCGTCTGGTTCCGCCAGGACCTCCGCACCGCCGACCACCCCGCGCTGATCGCCGCGGCCGAGAAGGGACCGACGGTCGGCCTTTACGTCCTCGACGACGAGACGCCCGGCAAATGGAAGCTCGGCGGCGCCTCGCGCTGGTGGCTCCACCACAGCCTCGCCGCGCTGTCGGAGGAGCTGGAGAAGCTCGGCTCGACCCTGATCCTGCGCCGCGGACGCTCCTCGCGGGTGGTGCCGGCGGTGGCCAAGGAACTCGGCGCGAGCGGCATCCACGCCACGCGCCACTACGAACCCTGGTGGCGCGAGGCGGAGTGCGAGCATGGCGACTTCGCCATCCTCCACCACGGCGACGTCCTCCACGAACCCGGCGCCATCCGCTCGGGCGCAGGGCATCCGTTCAAGATCTACGGGCCCTATTACCGCGCGCTCGAAAGCCACATGCCCCCGCCCGAGCCGGTCCCGGCGCCGAAGCTGACGAGGCCGTCGAAGCTTCCCAACAGCGACAAGCTCGAGGAGTTCGATCTCCTGCCGACGAAACCAGACTGGGCGCAGGGCTTCGCCGACTGGACCCCGGGGTCAAAGGGCGCCGCCCGCCAGCTCCGCCGCTTCGTCGATCATGCCTCCGACTATGGCGCCCACCGCGACCATCCTGCCGAGGACGCCACCAGCCGCCTGTCGCCCCATCTCCACCACGGGGAACTGAGCCCGCGCCAGCTGTGGCACGCGCTTGGCCGAAAGGGCGGGGAGAAATTCCGCCGCGAGCTCGCCTGGCGCGATTTCAGCCGCAATGTCGCGCTTGCCGACCGGCAAGTCGGGGACACCGCCCAGCGCCCGCTCGGCCTCCGCACCCGCCACGGCAAGGCCGCCGATGCCGATTTCAAGGCCTGGACGCGAGGCCGCACCGGCTATCCCCTGGTCGACGCCGGGATGCGCCAATTGTGGTTCGAGGGCTGGATGCACAATCGCGCCCGGCTCGTCACCGCAAGCTTCCTCGTCAAGCACCTGCTGATCGACTGGTGGCGCGGCGCCGAGTGGTTCTGGGATACTTTGGTCGACGCCGACTATGCCAACAACAGCCAGAACTGGCAGTGGATCGCCGGCACCGGTTTCGACAGCCAGCCCTTCTACCGGATCATAGCGCCGCTCACGCAGAGCGAGAAGTTCGACGCCGCCGACTATATCCGCCGTTGGGTTCCCGAACTCGCCCGCCTGTCCGACGCCGACATCCACGACCCGTGGGGGAGGGGCGTCGCGCCGGCCGATTATCCCGAGCCGCTGATCGACCACCGCGAAGCGCGCGAACGGGCGCTCGAGGCCTTCCGCAAACGGACATCCTGA